GCTATTTTTAGAATTAGATATATTGAAGATTCTGGACTATTTTTAACAACTTACACAGGCATTTTAAATGCATCGGGAACTGAGGGTGCTTATAACTATCAAGACGTTAATACTACTAACCAACTAATAAATACAGTTAGCTACTCAATAGCTCCTCTCAAAAATCCAGCTGCATGGCTTAAAGTATCTAGAGAAATTGCAGAAGATCCATCAAAGATTGCATCGGGAATTAAAACTCCAACAAACAACGCTCCTATTGGAGATAATAAGGCAGCATTACGTATTGCATCTTTTGTAAACTCACAAATCATGATTGGAAAGAATGCAACACTAAATGACTACTTCGCAAACACGGCTTCTAATATTGCAATCAAAGGACAAACAGCAGAAATTACAAAAAATAGTCAAGAACAAATACTTAAAAATTTAACTGATTTAAGACTATCAATATCTGGTGTAAATAAAGATGAAGAATTAGCAAACATGATAGAATTTCAACAATCATTTATTGCCGCAAGCAAATTCATCACCGTTTCTGCAGAATTAATAGATACAATCATAAATAAAATGGGAGTATAATATATGATAAACAGAGTAAGTCATCCTTTGACATATGATAACTTAAAAACATCTTCAACAGACAAAGAAGTAAAAATAACAAAACTTTTAGGAAGCCTATACCAAGGTGGCAAAAGAATTACGAATTTGCGAGATGATCCAACAGGTGTCACTCATGCAATAAGATTAGACAGTGATATATTTAAGCTTAATACCTATGTTAAAAATATCAACAGCGCCAAAGGAAAATTAAGATATATGGAAGGGTATTTACAATCGCTTGCAAATATTCTAACTCGTGCAAAAGAAATAACTGTCCAAGGTGCAAGCGGTACATACAAAACTGATGATAAAAAGATAATAGCAAAAGAAATAAATGCAATACTTGAAGATGTCCTTGCAATAGCAAATGTAAAAGGAGCAGATGGATACAGCATATTTGCAGGCACTAAAATTGATAATGAAGCATTCAAAGTAATTAGAGAAAACAGGATAAACAAACTAACTCAAGACAAAGCAGAAACTCAAATAGTAAGAATAGACTACAATGGAAATCAAGCAGAACAAACAACTGAAATATATAATGGAATTTATATCCCAACTAACTATCCTGGAAGCGAAATATTTTTTTCTCACAATCATTACATAACATCATCAAAAAATGTTAATGGATTTATTGTCAAGGAAAACACAAAAATTTATATTGATAACATTGAAATAGCATTAACAGCAGGGGATACCGCTGCCGACATTATTGCCAAAATAAATGAATCATCTGCTCCTGTTGAAGCTACTCTTGATCGTATTTTAAATTCAATGGTCATACAAACAACAATACCTCACCAAATATGGATCACAGAAGAGGAAGGTTCAACGGTACTAAAAGAGCTAGGTATTCTGACCCAAAATAATGAGACCAAAGAACCTCCTTATAATATTGCAAACAATACTGAGGTTAGAAATAGAACAATTTTTGATAGCTTAATTGAGTTAAGAGATAATCTAGAAGAAAATAGAGAAGAAATCATTGGAAGCAGAGGCTTAGCAGAAATTGATGCAAGTTTAAATAAAATTTTTGCAACATTAGCTGATCTTGGCACTAAAGAAAATAGGCTTGATCGAAGTTATGAAAGGATAAGTAAAGAAATAATGGATATGAAAGATGATATGGTTAAATATACCGATCTTGATGTCACAAAAGCAATAACGGAGCTTAACATGACAAGTTTAGCTTATCAAGTATCTTTAGGGGTTTCCGCAAGGATCATGCAAACAACATTATTAGATTTTCTAAAATAAAATGAAAAACGAAATTAGTATAAAATTTAACTTTCCTGAAGGGATACTGGGATTTGAAGAGATTAAAGAATTTATCATCAAAGATTCTGAACACAAACCTTTCTCTATAATGCAATCGATAAACGGAGAAATAAATTTTTTAGTAACATCGCCCTTTAATTTTTTAGAAAAATATTTACCAAATATAGAGGAAGAAGATTGGTTAGATATCCAAACAGAAAATGAAGACGAAAAAGTCATACTATGTATAATTAACATGCATGTAAAAAACTATAAAGAAATAACGGCTAATTTAAAAGCCCCAATCATATTAAACAAAAAGAAATTAATTGGAAAACAAGCCATATCTACAAATGAAGAGCATTATCTTAGATATAGAGTCTTTAAGGAATAAATATGCTAGTATTATCAAGAAAAGCAAACGAAAGCATAAAAATAGACTCTAACATTGAAATTTCAATATTAGAAATAAAAAAAGATAGTGTTAAAATAGCTATAAAAGCCCCTGCAAATATCAAAATACTTAGATCTGAAATCTATGACATCATCAAAGAAGAAAACAAAAAATCAATCCTACAAGACAAGAATAATATACATAAAATTAAAAATTTATTTGATTATCTTAGTAAATAAGATTTAATTTCTGCATCACTCAGTCTTACATAAAAAGGTCCTGACAAAATATCATCTCCCTGCCTGTTTTCTACATACTTAAACTTGCCAAGCTCTGTCAAAACTGAACCAAAAGAATCCATATCAATGATAATCTCAAACTTATTTTTTAGTTTTTCATAAATAAATTCAATACCATTACCCACAATAACAAATTTTAAGTCAAGACTATCTAAATATTCAAATAACTCTGATTCAGAAAAACAAAAAATTTTCCCGCAGAATTTAGAATTCTTATAACATCCAAGGAAATATTTACCCGCTGTAAAACTTAAAGTTAGCGTATCTGCGCTTGTATTAACCAATTTCGCAAAAACATCAAAAGTAGGTACATTAACAAAAGGAATTGAAAGACCTAAAGAAAGCCCCTTAATAAAACTTAAACTAATTCTCAAACCTGTAAAAGAACCAGGACCAGAAGAATTAATAAGTAAATCAAGTTTCTTTAGATCAATACCATACTCTAATACAAAATCATTAAATAATTTTGGAATACTAAGAGTATAATTAATATTATCTTTACTCTTAATTATAGAGAAGACCTCACCATTAATTTCAAAATGAATCAATAAAGTTTTATGTGAATATTCAATTGCAAGGGTATTCATCGCTAAATTCTAAAATCCTACTAGTATTTTTTATTTTAAATGTTAAAAACATTAATCTATTCTTTGGCAAAACATCAATAATTATCTCTGGCCACTCAATAGCTATTATAGCTGACATATCTAAGAGAAGCTCCATTCCACCAATAAGTTGAAACTCATCTAA
This portion of the Borrelia turicatae 91E135 genome encodes:
- the csrA gene encoding carbon storage regulator CsrA, whose protein sequence is MLVLSRKANESIKIDSNIEISILEIKKDSVKIAIKAPANIKILRSEIYDIIKEENKKSILQDKNNIHKIKNLFDYLSK
- a CDS encoding flagellar hook-associated protein 3; protein product: MINRVSHPLTYDNLKTSSTDKEVKITKLLGSLYQGGKRITNLRDDPTGVTHAIRLDSDIFKLNTYVKNINSAKGKLRYMEGYLQSLANILTRAKEITVQGASGTYKTDDKKIIAKEINAILEDVLAIANVKGADGYSIFAGTKIDNEAFKVIRENRINKLTQDKAETQIVRIDYNGNQAEQTTEIYNGIYIPTNYPGSEIFFSHNHYITSSKNVNGFIVKENTKIYIDNIEIALTAGDTAADIIAKINESSAPVEATLDRILNSMVIQTTIPHQIWITEEEGSTVLKELGILTQNNETKEPPYNIANNTEVRNRTIFDSLIELRDNLEENREEIIGSRGLAEIDASLNKIFATLADLGTKENRLDRSYERISKEIMDMKDDMVKYTDLDVTKAITELNMTSLAYQVSLGVSARIMQTTLLDFLK
- the fliW gene encoding flagellar assembly protein FliW, coding for MKNEISIKFNFPEGILGFEEIKEFIIKDSEHKPFSIMQSINGEINFLVTSPFNFLEKYLPNIEEEDWLDIQTENEDEKVILCIINMHVKNYKEITANLKAPIILNKKKLIGKQAISTNEEHYLRYRVFKE
- the tsaB gene encoding tRNA (adenosine(37)-N6)-threonylcarbamoyltransferase complex dimerization subunit type 1 TsaB, with product MNTLAIEYSHKTLLIHFEINGEVFSIIKSKDNINYTLSIPKLFNDFVLEYGIDLKKLDLLINSSGPGSFTGLRISLSFIKGLSLGLSIPFVNVPTFDVFAKLVNTSADTLTLSFTAGKYFLGCYKNSKFCGKIFCFSESELFEYLDSLDLKFVIVGNGIEFIYEKLKNKFEIIIDMDSFGSVLTELGKFKYVENRQGDDILSGPFYVRLSDAEIKSYLLR